One stretch of Zingiber officinale cultivar Zhangliang chromosome 6B, Zo_v1.1, whole genome shotgun sequence DNA includes these proteins:
- the LOC121991029 gene encoding uncharacterized protein LOC121991029, protein MDQNQWDLFVQRTLSSTFQEKSARFRAMREKQDHIHTMSRRGYARLTHIMEKTSPMDTKITRSQVWIEGHKRKNGEPSTQAVGEKMKKILECPPESQNTTNIADDAISIVFGNEARGRVRGMGFGVTPSKVGASVQQNGMVQQLQTIVQNVQQQMQEMRQQNQLEMQEMRSMFLQSMRQQNHPEQIASGGICSGIGNEFGSNSDINIGAKKSDDFGHVFQSNSRNASRGDICVNTKCKSLHWFADELVVAEGRIASTDPNTKHAMRAAESEFARCEK, encoded by the exons ATGGACCAAAATCAGTGGGACTTGTTTGTACAGAGGACATTATCATCTACCTTTCAA GAAAAGAGTGCAAGATTTAGAGCAATGAGGGAAAAACAAGACCACATTCACACAATGAGTCGGAGGGGCTATGCTCGTTTGACTCACATTatg gaAAAGACAAGTCCGATGGATACAAAAATTACGAGATCGCAAGTTTGGATTGAAGGTCACAAGAGAAAAAATGGGGAGCCCAGTACTCAAGCCGTTGGAGAGAAAATG aaaaaaatattagaatgtcCACCCGAATCTCAAAACACAACTAATATTGCTGATGATGCAATTAGCATTGTGTTTGGCAATGAAGCTCGGGGTAGAGTGCGTGGAATGGGCTTTGGAGTAACACCATCGAAAGTTGGAGCTTCAGTGCAACAAAATGGAATGGTTCAACAACTTCAAACTATAGTACAAAATGTTCAACAACAAATGCAGGAAATGAGGCAACAAAATCAActagaaatgcaagaaatgaggtcTATGTTTTTACAAAGTATGAGACAACAAAATCATCCAGAACAG ATTGCTAGTGGTGGTATTTGTAGCGGTATTGGGAATGAATTTGGTAGCAATAGCGATATTAATATTGGTGCCAAAAAAAGTGATGATTTTGGTCATGTTTTTCAG TCAAATTCGAGAAATGCGAGTCGTGGAGATATATGTGTTAATACTAAATGTAAGTCGCTTCATTGGTTTGCTGATGAATTAGTTGTTGCAGAAGGTCGAATTGCATCCACAGATCCAAATACAAAA CATGCAATGCGCGCTGCGGAAAGCGAAtttgcgcgctgcgaaaagtga